The window CTCACTCCGCTTCGCTCCGTTCGGAATGACATCCTTGCTGTGCCCGATTTCCGGAGGAGGAAATTCCAGTGAAGTGCCCTATCTGCAAGCAGGGGGAGAGGCGTCCGGGGGAAACCACCATGCCCCCACCCGCGAGGGGACGACGGTGATCCTCAAGGAAGTGCCCGCCGAGGCGTGCGAGAACTGCGGAGAGCCTTATGTGCAGGACGGCGTCGCCGGATGCGTGCTGGCCCTCGCCGAGGAGACCGCCCGCAAGGGGGCCGAGGTCGAGATCCTAACCTTCACGGCGTGAACTATTCAGAGCCATAAAGATTTATATTCCCCCTCACAGCGTCAGATTGAACTCCTCGACCAGCGCGCCCGGCGTCACGGCGCTCCGGGTGGTGCGCTGGCGGTAGGTGCCGGGGTCGAGGATGAGCTCGCGCTCCCGCGTGAGGGCCGTGAGGTTCTCCCCCAGGACGCGGTAGGCCGTCTCGTCGAAGCGCATCACGCGCAAGGGCGCCGCGATCTCGCCCCCCTCCGCCCAGAAGGTGCCGAAGCGCGTGAGCCCGGTGATGCGGCAGGAGGCGAGGTCGGAGTAGTTGAGGTACCACAGATCCCCGATGTACACGCCGGTGCCCAGCCGGGCGAGGGCATCCTCCATGGGGAGGTCCCCCGCCCCCATGTCGAGCGCCTCGGGCATCTCGCCTTCCGAGGCGCCGTTCGTCGGGACGCCGTACTCCTTCCCGGAGCGCGGGGAGACGAGGGACTCGCCGAGCGCGCCCTCCCTCAGCAGCGGAACGCGCGGCGCCTTGGGGAAGCCCTCCTCCTGGAAGTCCGGGCCCACGCCCGAGGCCGGGGCCTCCTCCAGGCGCACGAGGGGGCTGAGCCTCCTTCCCTCCTCGGCCATCTGGAGCAGCGAGCTCCGCCGGGTGCGCAGGCCCTTGAGGCCGAAGCCGCGCCGCGCGACCGTCGATACGAAATCCTCGACGGCGTAGGGGCTGAGGTACACGCGGTAGCGCCCCGGCGGCACGGTGCGCTCGGGCCGGGCGAGGAGCTCGGTCTCGCGGGCGGCCCGGGCGGCGCGCCCGGCGAGGGCCTCCCGGTCCCACTCGAAGCCCGCATAGCGGCCCTTGGCCGCCTTGTCCCCCCGGACATAGAAGCTCCAGTCGAAGTTGAAGGGGTGGGAGGCGAACCAGCGCCGCGCGCCCAGGCTGCTGGCAAAACCCGCGCAGATGGCCCCCTGGGCGTGGAAGCCCGCCATGTCATGGCCCTTGGAGACGGAGAGGATGTCCCTGACCGCCTCCTCGGCCGGGGGGAGGCGGTCCATCCCCTCGCTCTCGGAGACGGCGGCGTCCGCGGGATAGGCGAGGTGAGGATCCTCCGGCAGGAGGGGGAGAGCCCCGCGCAGGTCGCCGAGGATGCGGCCGATCTGCGATTGGTCTTCCTCCGCATCCCCCGTCAAGGTGACAGAGCCCTGCATCTGGCGCGCGCCCCGGATGAGTTGGAGATTGAGGCGCATCTGGCGCACCTGGCCCGCCTGGCGCACCGCCGCCTTGTTGAACCGGACGAAGCGGGACTCCTCCCCCTCGAAGTGGAGGGCGCACACCTCGTCCCCCGTCAGGCGCCCGAAGGCGAACGCCGCCGCGCGCTCGAAGGCTTCGCGCATGTCATTCACTCCCAGGAAAGCGGTTTCCCATCGGATGTCCAACATCCGAATTATTTGAGGCCGTAGGGGCGGTTCGCGAACCGCCCCTACATAAGAAATCAACCGACACCCAACTCCGTCACTCCGGGTGAAGCGAAGAATCTCGGTGTGGGTTTTGACATCGCAGAGACAGACCGAGATGCTTCGCGGAGTTTACCCTGAGCGCAAGCGCAGGGCTCAGCATGACATTTTCGCGGAGCCTGCCCTGAGCAACGCGAAGGGTTCAGAATGACCCCCATCGCCAGGCTCTCCGCCTCATTCGCCACCGAACACCTCGACGTTCGAGAAAAGGCAGGCGGGGCTGGCGTGGCCGACGCGGATGGTCTGGTTGGGCTCGCCCTTGCCGCACTCGGGGGTGCCGAGCACCTCGAAGGTCTCGGGCCCCCCGAGCATCCGGAGACCGCGCCAGAACTCGGGCGTCACCCCCCGGTAGTTGGGGTTCCGCACCACCCGGGTGAGCATCCCCTCCTCGATGAGGCGGGCCCACTCGCAGCCGAACTGGAACTTGAGTCGCGAGTCGTCGATGGACCACGAGCAGTTGGTCTTCATATACACCCCGCGCTCGACCGAGCGGATCATCTCGCCGAGCGCCGACCCGCCCGGCTCGATGTTGAGGTTGGCCATGCGGTCGATGGCGGGGCGCTTCCAGCCGGTGGCGCGGGTGCAGGCCACGCCCGGGAGGCCCGAGCGCGCCTGGGAGGTCATCCCTCCCAGCCCGCGCACGAGGATGCCGTCCCGGATGAGGTGCTCCCTCCGCGCGGGGACGCCCTCGTCGTCGAAGGCGTAGCCGGCGAATTCCCCCTCGACGCCCGGGTCGAAGGTGACGTTCAGGAGCTCCGAGCCGTAGCGGTAGCTCCCGAACATGTCCGGCGTGACGAAGCTCGTGCCCGCGTAGTTGCGCTCGTCCCCGAGGATGCGGTCGATTTCGAGCGGGTGCCCGATGGACTCGTGGATCTGGAGGTACATCTGGTCCGGGTCGAGAAGGAGGTCCATCCGGCCGGAGGGGCAGTTGGGGGCGCCGAGCAGCTCCTCGGCCTCGGCCGCGTAGCGCGCGGCCAGCTCGCGCAGGCGCCCGGGCTCCGCGGCCTCCCAGCCGCCCTGGCGCGAGCGGCAGGCCATCCCGTGGCTGCGGCGCTGGCTCCTCGCCCCTTCGGCGGCGGTGGCGCCCATGTCGGGCGAGAGGTAGCGGAAGCGCTGCCTCACCCGCCCGCCGCCCGAGGTGAGGTAGAGGCGCTCCTCTTCGGTGTAGGAGAGGCTGGCGTCCCAGTCCACGATGCGGCGCCCCCGGCGGAGGGCCTCGTTCAGCTCGAGCAGGAGGCCCACCTTCTCCTCGAGGGGCACCTTCTCCCAGGGCACGCGGCAGGGGCTCTCGTACTCACCCTGCGGGTGCGGGTAGGCGATGGCATCGTGATCCACCAGGCCCGCCCCGGCGCCGAGCCGGGCCCACCCCTCCGCCTCCTCCAGCGCCCGGCGGAAGCCCCTGGCCGAGAGGTCGCAGGTGGCGGCGTAGCCCATGCCGCGCCCCTGGCACAGGAGGACCATCGCGCCCGTGTCCTCGCGCACGCTCACGGGCTGGAGCACCCCCCGGTGCACCCAGATCGTCTCGATGCGCTGGCGCACCAGGCGCAGGGACCAGAAGTCCGCGCACGGCCGGGCCGCGAGGAAGCAGCCCTCGGCCTTCTTGAACATGGAATATCTCCACGGCTTGGGATGCCGGCGGAAGACCCGGGGCGGGCCCTCCGGTTGAATTCTCTCACACCTCCGCCGCCGGAGGAACGGGCGCCGGCCCGGGGCCTCTCCGCGCCGGGCATGCTATGCTTCGAGCCGGCCGGGCGAATTTTCGCTCCCGTGGTTTTCGCTCTCATGGATAAGGCGATGGACGACGCCGCATCGGAGCTCGCCGAACGCCTGGCGCTCCTCGAGCAGGAGGTGCGCCAGCTCCGCCGGGTGCAGGAGTGCACGGCCGCGCTGATGTCCTCGCTCGATCTCTCCGAGACCCTCGACACCATCCTGCGCACCGCCCTGGACGTGGCCGGCGCCCGCCAGGGCTCGGTGCTCCTCTACGAGCCGGACCGGAAGCACCTGCGCATCGCGAACGCGGTGGGCCTGCGGGAGGAGACCGTCGCCGAGACCCGCGTCCCGGACGGCGAGGGCATCTCGGGCCGGGTGGCGCGCACCGGGGAGCCCCTCCTCGTCGAGAACATCGCCCGCGACCCGCGCTTCGCCGAGCGCCGGGCCCGCGCCGAGCGGTCGCGCTCCTTCGCCTGCCTCCCCCTCGCCTACCGCGGCCGCGTCCTCGGCGTCATGAACCTGAGCCACCCGAAGGGGAGAACCCCCTTCGGCAAGAGGCTCCTGCCCCTCCTCACCTCCCTCGCCCATCAGGCGGCGGTGGCCATCGTCCACGCGGAGATGCACCGCTCGCTCGTCGAGAAGGAGCGGATGGAGCAGCAGTTCGAGCTGGCGCGGGCCATCCAGGAGAGCTTCATCCCGCCCGTCCTCCACCTGACCGGCGGCGGCTTCGAGTTCTCCGGGCGGAGCGAGAGCGCCCGCGCCGTGGGCGGGGACTTCTACGACGTGCGCGAGCTGGCGGACGGCCGGCTGGCCTTCTACCTGGGGGACGTCTCGGGGAAGGGCGTGGGCGCCGCCCTCTACATGGCGCGGCTGCTGAGCGACCTGCACCACCTCATCGTGGCGGACCCCGACCCGCGCGCCGTGCTGGGCGCCCTGAACGAGTCGCTCATCAAGCGCAGCCGCCGCGGCATGT is drawn from Candidatus Tectomicrobia bacterium and contains these coding sequences:
- a CDS encoding SpoIIE family protein phosphatase, with protein sequence MDDAASELAERLALLEQEVRQLRRVQECTAALMSSLDLSETLDTILRTALDVAGARQGSVLLYEPDRKHLRIANAVGLREETVAETRVPDGEGISGRVARTGEPLLVENIARDPRFAERRARAERSRSFACLPLAYRGRVLGVMNLSHPKGRTPFGKRLLPLLTSLAHQAAVAIVHAEMHRSLVEKERMEQQFELARAIQESFIPPVLHLTGGGFEFSGRSESARAVGGDFYDVRELADGRLAFYLGDVSGKGVGAALYMARLLSDLHHLIVADPDPRAVLGALNESLIKRSRRGMFVTMLYGLTAPREGVLHLASAGHLPPLVRRADGSAGPLGVAASTPLGIASPAAYEATGVELLAGEVLLLCSDGVTEAQGPSGAEYSAGRLALDLEKAGRSADSAVDFLFRRIRDFRDGGPPRDDVTLLAVRAQ
- a CDS encoding TldD/PmbA family protein, translating into MFKKAEGCFLAARPCADFWSLRLVRQRIETIWVHRGVLQPVSVREDTGAMVLLCQGRGMGYAATCDLSARGFRRALEEAEGWARLGAGAGLVDHDAIAYPHPQGEYESPCRVPWEKVPLEEKVGLLLELNEALRRGRRIVDWDASLSYTEEERLYLTSGGGRVRQRFRYLSPDMGATAAEGARSQRRSHGMACRSRQGGWEAAEPGRLRELAARYAAEAEELLGAPNCPSGRMDLLLDPDQMYLQIHESIGHPLEIDRILGDERNYAGTSFVTPDMFGSYRYGSELLNVTFDPGVEGEFAGYAFDDEGVPARREHLIRDGILVRGLGGMTSQARSGLPGVACTRATGWKRPAIDRMANLNIEPGGSALGEMIRSVERGVYMKTNCSWSIDDSRLKFQFGCEWARLIEEGMLTRVVRNPNYRGVTPEFWRGLRMLGGPETFEVLGTPECGKGEPNQTIRVGHASPACLFSNVEVFGGE